A single window of Penaeus vannamei isolate JL-2024 unplaced genomic scaffold, ASM4276789v1 unanchor2335, whole genome shotgun sequence DNA harbors:
- the LOC138861184 gene encoding solute carrier family 22 member 6-like, whose product MAGFLLVAGSFQMNYVYGPELFPTEARTRGFAFITLIGGVGSMIAPVITYRLAQVTWWAAPVAFGCAGLLGSLALPLLPETRNQPMPDTLKDVDARRLGRKSANLGKENQAYENASDI is encoded by the exons ATGAACTACGTGTATGGACCGGAGCTGTTCCCGACGGAGGCAAGAACTCGCGGCTTCGCCTTCATCACTCTCATAGGCGGAGTGGGGTCCATGATAGCGCCGGTCATCACCTACAGgctg GCCCAGGTGACGTGGTGGGCGGCGCCGGTTGCTTTCGGCTGCGCGGGGCTGCTCGGGAGCCTCGCGCTGCCGCTGCTGCCCGAGACGAGGAACCAGCCGATGCCCGACACGCTGAAGGACGTCGACGCTCGGAGACTCGGAAGGAAGTCGGCGAATTTAGGGAAAGAAAATCAGGCTTATGAAAACGCGAGCGATATTTGA